The genomic window TCGCGCTTTGAAACAACAATTAAGTTCTGTTGCGTATGTACCGCAGCGATCGCAAATAGACTGGGATTACCCGATCACAGTTTGGCATGTGGTGCTGATGGCGCGGACTGTGCATACTGGCTGGTTTCGCGCACCTTCACGATCCTCGGAAGAAATAGTTAAAGATGCTTTGGCAAGGGTGGGGATGTTAGAGTTGCGATCGCGTCAAATTGGAGAATTATCAGGCGGACAGCAGCAGCGAGTATTTTTAGCAAGAGCTTTAGCACAACAAGCCGAATTATTATTTTTCGATGAGCCATTTGTCGGAGTTGATAAAAAGACAGAAGCCATAATGTTTGATGTGTTTGAAGAACTAAAATCTCAAGGCAAGATTTTATTAGTGGTCACTCATGATTTGGGAACAATTTTGAAAAAATGTGACCAATTACTGTTATTAAATAAACAAATAATTGCCAATGGGTCTATGAACGAAGTGATGACAGCAGATAATATTCAACGTGCCTATGGAGATAGTGTATTTATATTGAATAGGGAAGTAGTTTAATGTTAAATTGGCTAATTGAACCCCTAAGTTTTGAATTTATGCGTGGAGCACTTGCTACAGCAATTCTGTTGGGTGTTCTTTGCGCTGTTGTTGGTACTTACCTGATCGTTCAACGCATGGGATTACTAGGAGATGTGATTGCTCATGCAGTTTTACCAGGACTAGCTATAGCCTTTTTCTTGGGTATTGATATTTTCTTCGGTGCATTTATTTCTGGAACTCTCAGCACCTTTGTAATTGGTTGGATTCAATCCCAATCTCGGATAAAAGTTGATGCAGCTATGGCGCTAGTTTTTTCGGGATTTTTAGCCTTGGGTATCATGCTAATTACCCTATTGAAAAGTAAGTTAGACCTGCATGAATTTTTGTTTGGCGATATCTTGGGTGTAACTACAGATGATGTGAAGCGCACTGTAATTATTACCGTTATTGTCTTGCTTTTAGTAAAGCTTTTTTACAAAGAATTGCTATTTTATACATTTGACCCACTTGGCGCTCAAGCAAGTGGTTTACCAATTAATTTGATTCATTTTGGTTTAACTGGTGCTATCACCCTGACGATTATTGCTAGTATGCAAACTGTAGGTGTGGTATTAGTTGTTTCCCTGTTGATTGGCCCAGGAATTACAGCTTATTTATTAGTGAAAGAGTTACACCAAATGATGCAATTAGGCGCAATTATTGGTGTAATTAGCAGTGTTACGGGAATGTATATTAGTTACTATTTGAATGTTCCATCAGGCGCAGCTATAGTATTAGTTGTTTCCGTCCTATTTTTATTAGCATTATTTTTTAGTCCTACCCAAGGAATTTTGACCAGACCAGAAATCACTGATCGAAGAGTTAGGCTTCTTAGCCAGTTCAAATTTCAAAATCCGAAGTGATAGTGCATTTCTCTCGCCTGGGAGCATCCCAATGCAAGCAGATTTAGCGAAATCGTTAGTGGCTTTGTCCAACCAGCGACTGCAACTCTCAAGCAAATACAAATGCAAATGGGCGATAACAGGGAAGGGTTGAATATTCTGATTCCCGAAAAAATTCTTCAGAGAACTGCAAATCCAACTATAAACGCGCAGACTTTCAAATTTTCACCACTACCAGGCGCAAAAGAGGCAATTAATATTTTAAGGCTTGTAAAACAAGCTACCAAAGGGCATTCGGGATGTAACGCTGGGGGAGTCGCAACCTCTACTTTGGTTGCCGTAAGGCAGTCTAAGCAAGTTGCGTCTGTGAAGCTAGAATCCCCCCGCCTTTAGGCGAGGGGATCTTAACCGAACGTATTGCTACCACATGGACATTTCAGCAAAACACCCTGAAATTAACAAACAACCTATTAATGAATATTTCAGCCGATACTATTAGCTGCTTGAAAGTGATCGCTCTAGTACCAATGCTGAATACTTTTTCTTCACCAGGGCACAAACCCTTGTTTTCCGTTAACTTCCGAAAGTTTGTGATCTACTAAGAGCTTAAAAGCGATAGTTGCGATCGCGCACCCACATACTAACTGGCACTGCCTTCCCCTGTGGATCTACTTTCGCCTTCACCACAATCGGTGGTAGCTGTCCTCTGCGGGCACGTTGGGTTTGTAAGTCGTTGGAAATCTGCCGCCGTTGGTTTTCTTTTATGTAATACGTTTCTAAGCCGTAGTTAACAGAACCATCCTGATAAACACCTTTCAAGGCTACCTGATTGGCTCTAAGAGTTGTGGGGAAATCGCTACTTACTCGTAACGGTCTCCAAGCTCTAGGAACACCGCGACCAGAGGATAGTTGCTCTTGCAAAGTCACGAAGATGTTGGTTCCTTCAGGCAATCTTCTGCCACTTCCACGGCCTCTGCTGACTAATGTTTGCCAACCAGGTAGTCGGCTCAAATTTGCGGTACGGGATATGTTGTAATCTAACGCTAAGGTGTTACCTTCCAGCACATTGTTAGGGTCTACAGGTACGGTTTGCAAAATCACCGTCTTACCTGTCACGTCTGTATAAACTGCTTGGGCTGGTACTGCCATAATTAACCCTGTTTGCAGCGCCAGGGGAGCTAGTAACCGCCAAAAAGGTAAGGGCTTATTCGATTTTTGTTCACTGGCAATCAAGTAATCCCGAAAAGTCACCTTATTGGAGAATTCGGCTTCGGGAGACAAGGTTTTATTTTTAGATTCAGGAGAACTATTAGTCATGAGCGTAGTCCTAAAAAGCAGAGGGATTGAGGAGGTCAAAAGTAACGAGATTAGGACTGACGCAGAGAAACTTTAAAAACTTTGACGCACAGAGATTTCAGAATTTTAGATTATTAGATTTTAGATTTTAGATTTTAGATTTTTTTATTCAATCCAAAATCCAAAATTCAAAATCTAAAATTTTCACGGCTTGTTTCATCTTTTGCACTACTTCTTACTTGTAGAACTACCACCAGGTAGACGGCGTTCAAACCAGAGTCCAGCGCTAATTAAAGCAGAACCGCACAAGACATAGACCAGCGACTTGAAAAGTAAGTCGGTATCGTACTCTTGCACGCGACTGATAATTTGAACTGTTAATAATAGCATACCGCCCCAAAAGGAACTTCTGTTGCTTAATTTCAATCCTTCTTGAATTAGTCCCCAGGCTAATGTTGCTAGAAGTACATTGAAAATAAAAACACCAAGTTCATCAATCCGGCTGATAGTTTGATGCCAAAAAGGTATTATGGCAATAAAGGCAAGAAAAGTACTAATGACAGCAGTTGTGAAAATCACTTCACGGCGCGGAGGGTTATTTCTTTGACGCAGTAGAAACAACCATTGCAATACCGCCAACCCGCTGAGAATCCCCAGATCGATGATCGGCAGAGACTCGAACAAGTTTGTCACATTCGTTGGCTGATTATAACCATAATTTGGAGATTCCCAGACCCAACGAAAAGAGAGAATGTAAAAGACAATGCCGAAGCTTACCAATGCTAAATTACGGGCCAGGGATTGAAACAACCTGTAATTTATGCTTGGAAACAGCAAATCATCATAACTCCAGAATAATGCAGGTGGGAGTGCAAAAGCAAAAGATGCCACCCAAGGGGCTATATCAGCATAATTCAGCAGTGGCAGCGGATTGAGGTTGGCTTGTAAGGAACTAGCAAAGACAAAGGCTGCTAGACCAAAAATCCAGCGTGATCGACAGAAGTAGGCTAAGGGAACAAACACCAGCCATGCCAACAAAGGCATATGCTGCACCACTAGCCGCGACCAAGTGAACTCACCTGAAGCGTACCACAAGTCTTCTAGTCCAGTCCAGTACCCGATTTCCACGAGGACAATTGACAGAATTCCTAAAGAATTTAAGCACAAACCGAAGGCCATTACCACAACACCCAACCCCCAGGCGAGAAACAATTGGGAAGTTGAACCGGCAATATTGAACATCTGGGCCATCAGCAGTAAATTTGCACCGAAAATGAAGGCGCTTAAAATTAGTAACCCCTCTCCCAATAAGCGTTTACTTCGTTGTGGCTTCTTTCCTTCAGGTGGTCTCCAGGTGTAAAAACCAGTGATAGCGATCGCAAAAAACAAACTCATCATCAGAATAAATTTGATTTCTCGTGACCCTCCCTGCCAGTTTCCGGCTACAAAGGTAATTATGCCTAAGCATAAAAGGATGCCGCCTACAGCAATCGCGATCGCTTTATTGCGATCGCGTGCAGCAGCTTCCAGGTTTTTAAATTGATAACGTTCTGCTAATTGCTCATACAGCGAAGAACTAATTAATCCTTCATCCCTCCATAGTTGTGCTTCTTTGCGTAATTTTTGCGGAAAATTCTCTAAGATCATGACCTTCTCCGGTGCAGTGGGGTAGCTTGGCCATTGCAATCCCAATGGCGGTCATTATATTTTGAGTATGAAGCCAAAAGCCTTAATTACATTGTTCTTGTGTAACAGTTTGATTTGTATTTTGATACAACCTAGTTATTTATATATCTACATGGAAAAACCTTCTAATTTATTACTTAAAGTCTCGCGGCGTTTGTTCACTAATCTAGATGAACAAGAAAAATTTATCGAGGCTTTAATGAATCCTCAGCCTTTTTCACCCAGTATTCTTTGGTGTCAAGAAAAGCCAGATATTTCACCTTTGGCAGTGGAAACACCAACCTCTTGGCAACCAAAATTTATAGACCGCTTATACCTGGGAGAAAAACCTGGTCAGCATCCCTTACATCAAAAAGGATATTTCTATTGCTTAGATTTTTCTTCGGTGTTTGCAGCTACTACTTTGTTAGCTATTCCTCAGTCAGTACGTTTAGTTTTTGATATGTGTGCCGCACCAGGAGGTAAAAGTATCTTCGCTTGGAAAGCTTTACAACCTGACTTACTGATCAGTAATGAAGTCATTGGCAAACGTCTGGGAATGCTAATTTCTAATTTTAAGCGTTGTCAGATCAGCCCTAGTGCAGTGGTTAATAGAGATTCGAGTATATTTGCCCAAATGTTTTTCTGCTCTAGCAATTTAGTAATAGTAGATGCTCCTTGTACTGGACAATCCTTACTTGCTAAAGGTGAAAAAGCACCCGGATGTTTTCACCCAACTGCTATTAATAAGAGTGCAAATCGGCAAAAGCGCATTATAGCTAACTCTGCTAAAATTGTTTCACCACAAGGCTATCTGGCTTATATGACTTGTACATATTCACCCGAAGAGAATGAGCAAGTTTGTGAATGGTTTTTAGAACGCTTTCCCCAGTTTCAGGCAATAGAAATGAGTAATTTAGCCAAATATCAGTCGCATTTAACTACGATGCCTTGTTATCGGATGTTTCCTCAAGATGGGTTAGGCGCTGGTGCGTTTACAGTCCTGTTTAAAAATACTAATGACGATGAAGATGAGCCTAAAGAATTAGATTTAAATACAATATCTTCGCTGTATATCTACGAAAATTTGAAAAAGTCAAGTTAGTTACATTGGTGACATATATTCTGGCATTAAGCTAGAATATATAATGTTTTGAATAATGCTGCATTTGTCAATCAGCCATCAGGAATACACCTTTTAAGCCAGTTAACTTTATATTAAGGTAACAGATATAGGAATTTTCGTATAAATGCAACATGTGCTACAGATAAAACATTTTTATCTACATCAAATTACAGCCAAAAGCTTTAAAAATCTCGTGCCTCGTTCCCAAGTCAGAGACTGAGAATGCAATTGGGACGCTCCGCCTCTAGTCCAAGCGGCAGAGCCGCAATTGAAGAGTATTGCCAGCTAGAATCTGGAAACGAGATTAAGAGATTAATAAAAACTTCCAATAATTAACTCTTAGGGGTAAAAACTTAACCTTTTCATAACCTAAGATTAACCAAAATTTATCCAGTATCAGCTCTCGACTTTTTGAAATAAACATTGTACAAAAAAGCTAGACCGTACAAGATGCAAATTACATGAGTCGAAAAGTCAGCAAAGTGTTTAAACAGTCTGGGGTGATTCCTTATAGAGTGAACAATGGCAAAGTCGAAATATTGCTAATCACTACCCGTAACTTTCAACACTGGGTAATTCCGAAAGGAGATATTCCTAATGGCATGAGTCCGCCCGCTTCAGCAGCCAAAGAGGCGTGGGAAGAAGCAGGGGTAATTGGGCAGGTAGATGCCAATGAACTGGGAACTTACAAGTACCGCAAACGAGGTAAAATTTACCAGGTCAAGATGTATTTGTTACCAGTGGAGATGCTGAGTGAAGATTATCCAGAAGCAAGTAAAAGAAAACGGCAGTGGGTAGAAGTGAATAAAGCTATCAGGTGGGTTAAGTTTAATTCACTCAAACGAATCCTAAAAGGTTTTTTTCAGGTCAAATCTCACTTTTGTGCATTTCGGGATGTTAGTCAGATATAGAAATACACACTATAGCGGTTCTCGACCTAGTGAGGTACAGTTTTGACCTCACTTCCATTCCTCTGTGTTTTTAGGAAAGAGGCTTTGAATTTTTCCCCCTTCCTGCTTCGGGAAGGGGGCTAGGGGGTTAGGTCTGTCTGCATACTTGTACCTCACGGAATTGAAAATGGCTACAAGTAGGTAGGCATAATTAAACATACAATAAAATCCTAGCTCGTAGTGAGCGATTCATCGCTCATAGCAAGGTTTATCGGGACTAAAGTCCTTACCCTTGCCGCGCTAACTCACTACAAACTTTAATTTATTTACGCCTAGCTACTTATTGAAAAGCACTCTAAGCACCGTGAGGGATTTTCAATAAGTAGCTATATTTAAAACAACTGCACTCGCTAATTGAAACAAGTAAACCTTAGATGTAAAACATCACCTATGTTTACATTTATTTGATGATGAGTATGGGTTGATATTATTGAGTGTACAATTCATTCTAAATCCACAGTAAAGCTACCCAACTTTTTATACCGACGATTCCATCGGCTTGCAATCCCTTAGATGTTTGGAAACTGACAATTGCATTTTTAACTGACTCCGTAAAATGCCCATCAATGGCATCAGTATACAATCCAATATTTTTTAATTGCTGTTGTAATTGTTTTACTCTTAGCCCAGAATCTCCTATCTGCAATCCATTGAATCTATTCAAATCGGCTCGACCACTAACACCAGCTACACCAGATATATCACCTTCATATTGATGGATTAGGTATTGCCCCTGCCAAGCGCCAGGAATACTTGGGTTCTTGGTTCCGTAATTGGCAATCCATAACGGATAATTAGCAAAATCAGATGGATTACCAAGTTCTTGCCAGAAACTAGGAAAGGTATAAATAATTGGCTTAATTGGTTTTTTTGTTTGTTGTAAAAGGGCTTTTTCCACCTCTGCTAACCACTGCTTCGCTCCATTAATTACAGCTTGGTTACTTCCTTTATCAGTTACCTCTACATCCAGAACTGGTGGTAGGTCTCCTGGTTCTAATTTCCCCAACGTTTTTAAGAATTCCTTCGCTTGCTCAACCGGGTCAGATGTATGTGGGTGAAAGAAATGATAAGCACCCCGAATAATACCAACAGCTTTCATGGTCTGCCAGTGATGAGCAAAAGCAGAATCTTTGATGCTAACTCCTTCTGTAGCTTTGACAAACGCAAAAGTTTTACCAGAGTTTTTTACTGCGGTCCAATCTACTCTGCCGTCTTGATCGGCAACATCAATTCCTTCCATAGAATTTTTTAACCTTTTTAAACAGTACAATACTGAACTTATCAGAGGCTGTGATCAAATTTATGCTATTTCTGGATTTTTGAGTAAATTACAGAAATTTACTAGGGTTGAGTGCCAACGGCTTGCACCGGAGTTACTCTGACTTTGCCTGTACAAGGCTTGATTTGTTCTGTGAGGGTAAAGTGCTGGTAAGCATTAGGAGGCGTGATTTCAATTTTACTAGACATTGGGCAGTGTTCCTCTGGAGAACTAATGTGGTTGTATGCTATCTGAAATGAGGCTTGTGTTCCAGGAGCTAGAGTTACTTGTTGTCGAGGTTGCTTACTCGAAAAGTAAGTGTCTTTTGAGCGGATAACTTTAACCCCCTCCAAAGGCTGACCTTTTGCATCCAGTAGTGCTAATCCCGGATAACCGTAGAGGTTGCAAGGGGATGAGGCGTTATTGCTGAAGGCGTAGGTGAGTGCAACATTCCCAACGCCAGCATCTTCGGAGACTCGGCGCACTGACAATTGACTAGTTTCACAGCGCGTCGGATTCGTGGCAATAGTGGCTTCAGGGGTAGAATTCTCTGTAGTTTTTCTAATCGGTGTAGGTGTTGAGGTCAACACAGTTGCTTTCGTCGGCTGTTCAGTGCTTACTGGTAAGGCTTGTGGCTGTTTTGTAACAGAGGAAGAACCGACACAGCCAGTTGTCACCGCAGTCAGGAGCAATAACAGACTGCCTTCCATAATTAGAATTCGCATATCTCTTTTTTTGTAGTGAACTACTTACACTGATGCTTCACATCCAGTATAAGTTTCCAAATTCACAAGGGTTAGCGTTGCTGCGTCATTACATAACAAATTCAACAGCTTATCCATCTTTTCGGGCAACGTGAACAGCAGAAAGAAACGAGAGGTGTACACTGTCTCCAAAGTTCCTCAGCTTTTCCCGCAATCCTGCAAATAGCAACTCCTTCGCCTTTGGCTCCAGTCTCCCAATGGTACTTGATAGCTTAAGGTAGTCATCGATGCTGTACGTAACCTCACACGCGATTTGCTCAGTCACCAATTCCTTAAAATAACCAGAGTCTAGAATGTCTTGTTCAAACCCTCTCAAAATTTCCGCTTGAGTTTTGGCACCTTCATACCGAACAAATGAGGGAGCATAGGCTTGATACACTTCCTCGATCGCTTGGTAAACTTCGTATTTCGGTTCAGGTCTCAGATTCCATAGCAGGATGAGAAACCCGTTGTCACGTAATGCCGTCGCTGCCTTGGGATACCGAATCTCTGGCGGTATCCAGTGAAAGGCATTAGCAGATAGAACGGCATTGAACTGTTTTGCTTCCTGTTCCCACTCCTCAAATGAGGTGTTGTGGATTGCAACGTTTGGATAGGTTGCACAGTTGCGTTGTGCCAAACGACAAAAATCCTGGTTTGGCTCAATACACGTCATTGAAAAACCAAATTGAGCAAAAGCTACCGTCGCATTTCCTGGACCACAACCGACCTCAAGAATCGATGCATCTGAGTCAAGTTGGGCTAAAACGACAGACCGCTCGATCAGTTGCTTTGGATATTGTGGTCTGGCGTTGTAATAAACATCAGCAACGGGAGAATACCAATTCCTTCGCTGTTCTAAATCTATAGAAGCTCTGGCATTTATTTCTTGTTTGGAGTCTTGCATAAGCTAGTTTTATCAGCTTTTGAGTCCAACTTCATTTTATCTAGTCTGGTGGATCAAAGACCAATTCAATATCGATTGCTGTCTCGATACTGTTTGCAAGACCCTCAAAAGAATTGGGATTCTCTTGGAAGAAAGCTTGTAAGCTACTAAATAAGGCAAACGCGAAACGTTCTGCGATCGCAATTGGTTTGATATCATGAATGGTATGAAGGTCACAAACCTGTAAACTACCTTCTAACTAAGGCTTGAGCGCTGGGTAAAGTTCTCACATTTTCGATATTTTATCGGTAATATTATCATTGCGATCGCTAGTCAACTAGAGGCGATGCGATCGCTCATAAAATAATCTTTGTGTTAACTCTTATAAGAAGCGACCAAATTTGCGACGATCACAACTAGTTCTCCTGGGTCAACCGGTTTAGCCACATGAGTCTGAAAGCCCGCTTCCAGGGCATGGCTACGATACTCGCTATCGCCATAGGCAGTTAAGGCGATAGCGGGGAGTTTTCCCCAAATATCAGGCTTCAGCGCCCGGATCTTGCGGATAAGAGTGTAGCCATCTTCACCAGGCATAGCAATATCACAAATCAAGACATCAGGTTGCAACTCAGGTAGTACTTTCAATGCTATCGCTGCCGATGCAACTGCCATGACAGTGGCTCCATCTGCTTCTAACACGGTAGTAATGTAAAAGCGGCTATCGTCATCATCATCAACTACGAGGATGTTTAAGCCAGCAAGGGGAAGAGCAGGTTCCATAACATCTCCATTAATGTTGATCAAATGAAAGTTATTTCTAATTAGCTGCTTGTTTTTTTATCAGTGACCCACCATTGGTAATTTTACTGCGATCGCGCCTATTTTTCTAAACAATAATTCAATTTGTCCAGCCACATCCAATTGATGGTTAATTATTAGCTGGCATTTATAATTATTGACTGGATAAAATTATGTTGGTATTTAAATTCCTTTATATTTAAAAAATTCATTCTAACAAATAGTTGGAGTTTTAGAATAATTTTCCTAATTACTCACCGAATTTACAATGTTGTAATTTTGGATAATGGAATTGTTGGCGGAGCCTCTCGTAGAGAAGATTCTTGCATTCCATTATTTAATGCATGTTTGAGACTTGCGAATTTAAACGCGAGAATAATTCTATTTTTCCATTATCCAAACATTTTTTGACAAGCAAGTGACTTGATTGCTGGGGTCAATCTAAATTCTATTTTTCCATTATCCAAAATTGATTGACTACTTTCTTACTAACTAGGTTTGGATTTTGATGGAGGCTTTTAAAATCAATCCGCTTGGGTTAAGATTCGATCCTCTTTAACCCACGCCACTCGCTCACAGGGGTCTCTCCAAGTAGAACAATTGGCGTGGAAACCCCCAGACGCTCTCTACCAGACCAAGGCGTAGCATTAGAGCAAGCCTTAAAAAGGGGAGCCACTGCGGTCTTTCCAACGCCAAGGAAGCGTCTCGTTCGCTTGCTCCTGGTGCGGATGCTGCGCGAACAGACTTTTTAAATTTTGAATTTTGAATCTTTCAATTCCAAAATCCAAAATTTAAACATCGTAAATTCGGTGATCAGCTTTTAGTTAAGTAAACTCAAAACTCAAAACTTGATTACTCCCATTCAATGGTTCCAGGTGGCTTAGAGGTGATGTCATAAACTACCCGATTCACCCCTTTCACTTCATTCACAATCCGAGTGGAAATCACTTCCAGAACATCGTAAGGGACTCTGGCCCAATCAGCAGTCATGCCATCTTCACTGGTCACAATTCGCAAGACGATGGGGTAAGCGTAGGTACGCCGATCCCCCATAACGCCAACACTACGAATTGGCAGCAAGACAGCAAATGCTTGCCAGAAATCATGATACATGCCGCGTTGGTTAATTTCTTGCCGGACAATCAAATCAGCATCGCGCAAAATATTTAACCGTTCAGATGTGACTTCCCCCAGGATGCGAATTGCCAAACCAGGGCCAGGAAAAGGTTGCCGTTGGACAATTTCTTCTGGTAAACCAATGGAACGCCCAACTTTGCGGACTTCATCTTTAAATAGTTTCCGCAGTGGTTCCACCAATTTAAATCTTAAGTCTTTGGGCAAACCGCCAACATTGTGATGACTCTTAATTTTCACCGCTACCCGCTCACCAGTTTGGGGATCAACGTTGGTGTCAGCAGATTCGATCACATCTGGATAAAGAGTCCCTTGAGCCAGATAGTCAAAGTAGCCGAGGCGCTTGGATGTTTCCTCAAATACGCTGATAAATTCGTGTCCGATGCGGCGGCGTTTTTCTTCAGGATCTGTAATATTGGCAATTGTAGCTAAAAAGCGATCGCGGGCATTCACATACTCTACAGGAATGTGAAACTGTTCTTGGAACAGCTTTACCAATCGCTCTGGCTCATACTTTCGCATAAAGCCTTGATCGATAAATACGCAGGTTAGTTTCTCACCAATCGCTTTATACAGCAAGAAGGCCAGAGTAGAAGAATCCACTCCCCCAGATAGCGCCAACAGCACCCGCTTATCGCCAACTCTGGTGCGAATTTCCTCAATTGCCTCTTCGACAAAAGCCGCTGTTGTCCAAGTGGGTTCGCAATCGCAGATATGGTAGACAAAATTACGGATTAATGCTATCCCGCCAATAGAATGCACCACCTCTGGATGGAATTGAACGCCGTAAAGTTTCCTTTCGTGGTCGGCAATGGCAGCACAGGGAGTATTTTCTGTATGTGCCAGCAATTCAAACCCTGACGGCATTTGGATAACTGAGTCTCCATGACTCATCCACATAGTGATGCCATCTTCGACATTAGTGAGCAAATCTGTGGGATCATCAATATATAATGATGCTTTGCCATACTCACCTCGGTCAGCCTTTGCCACTTCCCCACCGAGTTGATTTACCATTAGCTGCATCCCATAGCAAACACCCAAGACGGGTATTCCCAAATTCCAGATTTCTGGGTCACAATGGGGAGCTTTATCACCATAAACCGAACTCGGGCCACCGGAGAGGATGATTCCCTTAGGATTGAGTTGGCGCAAAAGTGCAGAAGAAGTGCGATAGGACAAAACTTCAGAGTATACTTGAGTCTCGCGGATGCGCCGGGCAATCAACTCAGAATATTGAGAGCCGAAGTCCAGAATTACAATCAATTGACGATCAAGCCGCCCAAAATCTTCCAATGTTTGGGGGGCTTGTTCTGTTGGTAGAGTCACCGCTGTATTCATGACGGAAATGTTATATCTGTTAAGGAGAAAAAATAGATGCTTTGTGGTCTATGGTGATGCTATTATTCAGCCTGCATAGGCTGATAATGGTATAGAAGCCCTAGACAAACGCGAGGTTATGTGCGTTTGTCTAGTCCCGGAGGCGGAGATGGTATGAAAACGATAAATCTACCCTAGAGTGGTTACTTAAAGATTATTTATTTGGATTGTTTACGATTATTCATAATAAATTAACATAATTTTCCCATCAACAGACCAGCAGTTTTACTCTTCACGATAATTTTGCGATCGCGATCAAAGAGGATAGAGCCACAGATTGTTACTCCTGTGCCCCTTTCACTATGGCTTTGGATGTATTCTTGGGAACGCAGATCGATAGTTTCGGCGATCGCAGTGTAAACTTGATTTACCCAATCACTACCTGTGGAAGCATCTAGCGATTTTAGATATGTTAATGCAGCTTCCGCAGTCGCACTGTTAAACACAGCTTGGGTATCTGGTGATTTTAAACCAGCGATCGCACAATGCGCTGCCAAAATTTCCCGGCGTCCATCAGCCAAGTAGTGATGGGTGTGAAAAATTCCTCCAGCCAGTTTCATCAGCTTACCGTGATAGCCAAATAATAAGATTTCTTTTACGCCTAGCACATCAGCTTCTACTAACATTGGGCCGAGCCAGTTAGCAGTTTTGACCAATTGTTCAGGATTAATCCCTAGTTTACGCGCCAAATCTAGGCCATTCTCCCCGATACAGAATACTAAACTCTCAAAATGACTAGCTTTATTTTGTAATTCAGCCCGAAAAACTGCAAGCTGATCTGGTGTACTTAAAGGTTGAGAAATGCCGGTTGTGCCTAAAAGGGAAAGTCCTTCAACCACACCAAAGGCAGAATTTGAAGTCCGAACAGCAAGCGATCGCCCTTCAGGTAGAATAATCGTCACCGTGA from Nostoc sp. UHCC 0926 includes these protein-coding regions:
- a CDS encoding metal ABC transporter ATP-binding protein; the protein is MLEVKHLAVNYRGVMAVENVSFRSLPGQIVGVIGPNGAGKSTMVKAILGLVPTTSGVVKFRDRALKQQLSSVAYVPQRSQIDWDYPITVWHVVLMARTVHTGWFRAPSRSSEEIVKDALARVGMLELRSRQIGELSGGQQQRVFLARALAQQAELLFFDEPFVGVDKKTEAIMFDVFEELKSQGKILLVVTHDLGTILKKCDQLLLLNKQIIANGSMNEVMTADNIQRAYGDSVFILNREVV
- a CDS encoding metal ABC transporter permease; translated protein: MLNWLIEPLSFEFMRGALATAILLGVLCAVVGTYLIVQRMGLLGDVIAHAVLPGLAIAFFLGIDIFFGAFISGTLSTFVIGWIQSQSRIKVDAAMALVFSGFLALGIMLITLLKSKLDLHEFLFGDILGVTTDDVKRTVIITVIVLLLVKLFYKELLFYTFDPLGAQASGLPINLIHFGLTGAITLTIIASMQTVGVVLVVSLLIGPGITAYLLVKELHQMMQLGAIIGVISSVTGMYISYYLNVPSGAAIVLVVSVLFLLALFFSPTQGILTRPEITDRRVRLLSQFKFQNPK
- a CDS encoding GDYXXLXY domain-containing protein, with protein sequence MTNSSPESKNKTLSPEAEFSNKVTFRDYLIASEQKSNKPLPFWRLLAPLALQTGLIMAVPAQAVYTDVTGKTVILQTVPVDPNNVLEGNTLALDYNISRTANLSRLPGWQTLVSRGRGSGRRLPEGTNIFVTLQEQLSSGRGVPRAWRPLRVSSDFPTTLRANQVALKGVYQDGSVNYGLETYYIKENQRRQISNDLQTQRARRGQLPPIVVKAKVDPQGKAVPVSMWVRDRNYRF
- a CDS encoding DUF2157 domain-containing protein; translated protein: MILENFPQKLRKEAQLWRDEGLISSSLYEQLAERYQFKNLEAAARDRNKAIAIAVGGILLCLGIITFVAGNWQGGSREIKFILMMSLFFAIAITGFYTWRPPEGKKPQRSKRLLGEGLLILSAFIFGANLLLMAQMFNIAGSTSQLFLAWGLGVVVMAFGLCLNSLGILSIVLVEIGYWTGLEDLWYASGEFTWSRLVVQHMPLLAWLVFVPLAYFCRSRWIFGLAAFVFASSLQANLNPLPLLNYADIAPWVASFAFALPPALFWSYDDLLFPSINYRLFQSLARNLALVSFGIVFYILSFRWVWESPNYGYNQPTNVTNLFESLPIIDLGILSGLAVLQWLFLLRQRNNPPRREVIFTTAVISTFLAFIAIIPFWHQTISRIDELGVFIFNVLLATLAWGLIQEGLKLSNRSSFWGGMLLLTVQIISRVQEYDTDLLFKSLVYVLCGSALISAGLWFERRLPGGSSTSKK
- a CDS encoding RsmB/NOP family class I SAM-dependent RNA methyltransferase, with the translated sequence MEKPSNLLLKVSRRLFTNLDEQEKFIEALMNPQPFSPSILWCQEKPDISPLAVETPTSWQPKFIDRLYLGEKPGQHPLHQKGYFYCLDFSSVFAATTLLAIPQSVRLVFDMCAAPGGKSIFAWKALQPDLLISNEVIGKRLGMLISNFKRCQISPSAVVNRDSSIFAQMFFCSSNLVIVDAPCTGQSLLAKGEKAPGCFHPTAINKSANRQKRIIANSAKIVSPQGYLAYMTCTYSPEENEQVCEWFLERFPQFQAIEMSNLAKYQSHLTTMPCYRMFPQDGLGAGAFTVLFKNTNDDEDEPKELDLNTISSLYIYENLKKSS
- a CDS encoding NUDIX hydrolase, which codes for MSRKVSKVFKQSGVIPYRVNNGKVEILLITTRNFQHWVIPKGDIPNGMSPPASAAKEAWEEAGVIGQVDANELGTYKYRKRGKIYQVKMYLLPVEMLSEDYPEASKRKRQWVEVNKAIRWVKFNSLKRILKGFFQVKSHFCAFRDVSQI
- a CDS encoding GH25 family lysozyme; translated protein: MEGIDVADQDGRVDWTAVKNSGKTFAFVKATEGVSIKDSAFAHHWQTMKAVGIIRGAYHFFHPHTSDPVEQAKEFLKTLGKLEPGDLPPVLDVEVTDKGSNQAVINGAKQWLAEVEKALLQQTKKPIKPIIYTFPSFWQELGNPSDFANYPLWIANYGTKNPSIPGAWQGQYLIHQYEGDISGVAGVSGRADLNRFNGLQIGDSGLRVKQLQQQLKNIGLYTDAIDGHFTESVKNAIVSFQTSKGLQADGIVGIKSWVALLWI